One window from the genome of Streptomyces cadmiisoli encodes:
- the acnA gene encoding aconitate hydratase AcnA, with the protein MSANSFDARSTLQVGDESYEIFRLDKVEGSARLPYSLKVLLENLLRTEDGANITADHIRALGSWDSQAQPSQEIQFTPARVIMQDFTGVPCVVDLATMREAVKELGGDPAKINPLAPAELVIDHSVIADKFGSNDAFQQNVELEYGRNKERYQFLRWGQTAFDEFKVVPPGTGIVHQVNIEHLARVVMVRDGKAYPDTLVGTDSHTTMVNGLGVLGWGVGGIEAEAAMLGQPVSMLIPRVVGFKLTGELRPGTTATDLVLTITEMLRKHGVVGKFVEFYGEGVAATSLANRATIGNMSPEFGSTAAIFPIDDETLNYLRLTGRSQQQVALVESYAKTQGLWLDPTAEPDFSEKLELDLSTVVPSIAGPKRPQDRIVLANAAEQFKLDVRNYVDTVDEAGVESFPASDAPAVAPNGAPSNPVQVTAPDGTTYELDHGAVTVAAITSCTNTSNPYVMVAAALVAKKAVEKGLTRKPWVKTTLAPGSKVVTDYFDKAGLTPYLDKVGFNLVGYGCTTCIGNSGPLPDEVSKAVNDHDLAVTSVLSGNRNFEGRINPDVKMNYLASPPLVVAYALAGSMKVDITRDALGTDQEGKPVHLADIWPTEAEVNDVVANAIGEDMFSKSYSDVFAGDAQWQALPIPTGNTFEWDAESTYVRKPPYFEGMTMETTPVSDIIGARVLAKLGDSVTTDHISPAGAIKADTPAGQYLTEHGVQRRDFNSYGSRRGNHEVMIRGTFANIRLRNQIAPGTEGGYTRDFTQADGPVSFIYDASRNYIEQGVPLAILAGKEYGSGSSRDWAAKGTALLGVKAVIAESYERIHRSNLIGMGVLPLQFPEGASAESLGLTGEETFSFTGVEELNNGTTPRTVKVTTDTGVEFDAVVRIDTPGEADYYRNGGIMQYVLRSLIRK; encoded by the coding sequence GTGTCGGCGAACAGCTTCGACGCCCGCAGCACGTTGCAGGTGGGCGACGAGTCGTACGAGATCTTCCGCCTGGACAAGGTGGAGGGCTCGGCCCGGCTCCCCTACAGCCTTAAGGTCCTGCTGGAGAACCTGCTCCGCACCGAGGACGGCGCGAACATCACCGCCGACCACATCCGCGCCCTCGGCAGCTGGGACTCGCAGGCCCAGCCCTCGCAGGAGATCCAGTTCACGCCGGCCCGCGTCATCATGCAGGACTTCACCGGTGTCCCCTGCGTCGTCGACCTCGCCACCATGCGCGAGGCCGTCAAGGAGCTCGGCGGCGACCCGGCGAAGATCAACCCGCTGGCCCCGGCCGAGCTGGTCATCGACCACTCCGTCATCGCCGACAAGTTCGGCAGCAACGACGCCTTCCAGCAGAACGTGGAGCTGGAGTACGGCCGCAACAAGGAGCGCTACCAGTTCCTGCGCTGGGGCCAGACCGCGTTCGACGAGTTCAAGGTCGTCCCGCCCGGCACCGGCATCGTCCACCAGGTCAACATCGAGCACCTGGCCCGCGTCGTCATGGTCCGCGACGGCAAGGCCTACCCCGACACCCTGGTCGGCACCGACTCGCACACCACGATGGTCAACGGCCTCGGCGTCCTCGGCTGGGGCGTCGGCGGTATCGAGGCCGAGGCCGCGATGCTCGGCCAGCCGGTCTCGATGCTCATCCCGCGCGTCGTCGGCTTCAAGCTCACCGGTGAGCTCCGGCCCGGCACCACCGCCACCGACCTCGTGCTGACCATCACCGAGATGCTGCGCAAGCACGGCGTGGTCGGCAAGTTCGTCGAGTTCTACGGCGAGGGCGTGGCCGCCACCAGCCTCGCCAACCGCGCCACCATCGGCAACATGTCGCCGGAGTTCGGCTCCACCGCCGCCATCTTCCCGATCGACGACGAGACCCTGAACTACCTGCGCCTGACCGGCCGCTCCCAGCAGCAGGTCGCGCTCGTCGAGTCCTACGCCAAGACCCAGGGCCTGTGGCTGGACCCGACCGCCGAGCCCGACTTCTCCGAGAAGCTGGAGCTCGACCTGTCGACGGTCGTCCCGTCGATCGCCGGCCCGAAGCGCCCGCAGGACCGCATCGTCCTCGCGAACGCCGCCGAGCAGTTCAAGCTGGACGTCCGCAACTACGTGGACACCGTCGACGAGGCGGGCGTCGAGTCCTTCCCGGCCTCCGACGCCCCGGCCGTCGCCCCGAACGGCGCGCCCAGCAACCCGGTGCAGGTCACCGCCCCCGACGGCACGACCTACGAGCTGGACCACGGTGCCGTGACGGTCGCCGCCATCACCTCCTGCACCAACACCTCCAACCCGTACGTCATGGTCGCCGCCGCCCTGGTCGCCAAGAAGGCGGTCGAGAAGGGCCTGACCCGCAAGCCGTGGGTCAAGACCACCCTCGCCCCGGGCTCCAAGGTCGTCACCGACTACTTCGACAAGGCGGGCCTGACCCCGTACCTCGACAAGGTCGGCTTCAACCTCGTCGGCTACGGCTGCACCACCTGCATCGGCAACTCCGGCCCGCTGCCGGACGAGGTCTCCAAGGCGGTCAACGACCACGATCTCGCCGTCACCTCGGTCCTCTCCGGCAACCGCAACTTCGAGGGCCGTATCAACCCCGACGTCAAGATGAACTACCTGGCGTCCCCGCCGCTGGTGGTCGCCTACGCGCTCGCGGGCTCCATGAAGGTGGACATCACCCGGGACGCCCTCGGCACCGACCAGGAGGGCAAGCCGGTCCACCTGGCCGACATCTGGCCGACCGAGGCCGAGGTCAACGACGTCGTCGCCAACGCCATCGGCGAGGACATGTTCTCCAAGTCCTACAGCGACGTCTTCGCCGGCGACGCCCAGTGGCAGGCGCTGCCGATCCCGACCGGCAACACCTTCGAGTGGGACGCCGAGTCGACCTACGTCCGCAAGCCCCCGTACTTCGAGGGCATGACGATGGAGACCACCCCGGTCTCCGACATCATCGGCGCCCGTGTGCTGGCCAAGCTGGGCGACTCGGTCACCACCGACCACATCTCCCCGGCCGGCGCCATCAAGGCCGACACCCCGGCCGGCCAGTACCTCACGGAGCACGGCGTGCAGCGCCGCGACTTCAACAGCTACGGCTCCCGCCGCGGCAACCACGAGGTCATGATCCGCGGCACGTTCGCCAACATCCGCCTGCGCAACCAGATCGCGCCGGGCACCGAGGGCGGCTACACCCGCGACTTCACCCAGGCCGACGGTCCGGTGTCGTTCATCTACGACGCCTCGCGCAACTACATCGAGCAGGGCGTCCCGCTGGCCATCCTGGCCGGCAAGGAGTACGGCTCCGGCTCGTCCCGCGACTGGGCCGCCAAGGGCACCGCGCTGCTCGGCGTCAAGGCCGTCATCGCCGAGTCCTACGAGCGCATCCACCGCTCGAACCTCATCGGCATGGGCGTCCTGCCGCTCCAGTTCCCGGAGGGCGCCTCGGCCGAGTCCCTCGGCCTGACCGGCGAGGAGACCTTCTCCTTCACCGGCGTCGAGGAGCTCAACAACGGCACCACGCCGCGCACGGTCAAGGTCACCACCGACACGGGCGTCGAGTTCGACGCGGTCGTCCGCATCGACACCCCCGGTGAGGCCGACTACTACCGCAACGGCGGCATCATGCAGTACGTGCTGCGCAGCCTGATCCGCAAGTAA
- a CDS encoding DUF4236 domain-containing protein codes for MPLTFRKSFRILPGVRLNINRRSWSITTGGSHGPRHTHSSTGRRTTSMDLPGPFGWRRTRSARRR; via the coding sequence ATGCCCCTCACGTTCCGCAAGAGTTTCCGGATCCTGCCCGGGGTGCGCCTGAACATCAACCGGCGCTCCTGGTCGATCACCACCGGCGGCAGCCACGGGCCGCGCCACACCCACAGCAGCACCGGACGTCGTACGACATCGATGGATTTGCCCGGACCTTTCGGATGGCGTCGAACCCGTTCCGCACGGCGGCGCTGA
- a CDS encoding GH92 family glycosyl hydrolase, whose translation MQRRTRHRWGTAVVVTTAFALAGGSQGVAVALPQAPAADREFSSSFEAGEPAPDWLNTVDTAPDGSKRAAGVDGGYSSGIPGNVTDHVTDVRANAENSGGGEVKENLVDTEPTTKWLTFTPTGWVEFNLDKPSKVVTYAITSANDHDERDPVDWTLKGSTDGQDWKTLDTRSGESFAERFQTKTYDIPADAAAEYRHFRLDVTRNKGGGILQIADVQFSTGGGEGPVPQDMLTLVDRGPSGSPTAKAGAGFTGKRALRYAGRHTAEAGAYSYNKVFDVDVAVGRDTELSYRIFPSMADGDRDYDATNVSVDLAFTDGTHLSDLRATDQHGFALSPRGQGAAKVLYVNQWNNVASRIGSVAAGKTVDRILVAYDSPKGPAKFRGWVDDVSLRTAPPQKPKAHLSDYAVTTRGTNSSGGFSRGNNFPATAVPHGFNFWTPVTNAGSLSWLYDYARANNADNLPTIQAFSASHEPSPWMGDRQTFQVMPSAASGTPENGRTARALAFSHENEVARPHYYGVRFENGVKAEMTPTDHAAVLRFTYPGDDASVLFDNVTDQAGLTLDKDAGVVTGYSDVKSGLSTGATRLFVYGVFDKPVTDGSSSGVKGHLRFDAGADRTVTLRLATSLISLDQAKDNLRQEVPEGTSFEQVKDRAQRQWDRILGKVEVEGATPDQLTTLYSSLYRLYLYPNSGFEKVGSTYKYASPFSPMTGPDTPTHTGAKIVDGKVYVNNGFWDTYRTTWPAYSLLTPSQAGEMVDGFVQQYKDGGWTSRWSSPGYADLMTGTSSDVAFADAYVKGVDFDAEAAYDAAVKNATVVPPSSGVGRKGMTTSPFLGYTSTDTHEGLSWALEGYLNDYGIAQMGQALHKKTGEKRYKEESAYFLDRAQEYVNLFDSEAGFFQGRKGNGDWRVESSAYDPRVWGYDYTETNGWGYAFTAPQDSRGLANLYGGRSGLGEKLDEYFSTPETASPEFVGSYGGVIHEMTEARDVRMGMYGHSNQVAHHAIYMYDAAGQPWKTQKNVREVLSRLYTGSEIGQGYHGDEDNGEQSAWYLFSALGFYPLVMGSGEYAIGSPLFTKATVHLENGRDLVIRAPKNSAKNVYVQGLKVNGRGWSSTSLPHSLIAKGGVLEFDMGSKPSKWGTGKGAAPVSITRDDEVPTPRTDLLKGEGALVDNTSATEASVTTVDLPVSGRGRAVQYTLTSSADRAKAPTGWTLQGSSDGTSWRTLDKRSGESFTWDRQTRAFSVKSPGTYEKYRLVLEGEATLSEVELLV comes from the coding sequence ATGCAGCGCAGAACGCGGCACAGATGGGGTACGGCGGTCGTCGTGACGACCGCTTTCGCCTTGGCGGGGGGCTCGCAGGGAGTCGCGGTGGCCCTGCCGCAGGCACCCGCCGCCGACCGGGAGTTCAGCTCCTCGTTCGAGGCCGGCGAACCGGCCCCGGACTGGCTGAACACCGTGGACACCGCCCCGGACGGCAGCAAGCGGGCCGCCGGCGTGGACGGCGGATACAGCAGCGGCATACCGGGCAATGTGACCGACCACGTCACCGATGTCCGGGCGAACGCGGAGAACTCCGGTGGGGGCGAGGTGAAGGAGAACCTCGTCGACACCGAACCCACCACCAAGTGGCTGACCTTCACGCCCACCGGTTGGGTGGAATTCAACCTTGACAAACCATCCAAGGTCGTTACATATGCGATTACTTCAGCAAATGACCACGATGAACGCGACCCGGTGGACTGGACCCTGAAGGGCTCCACCGACGGCCAGGACTGGAAGACGCTCGACACCCGCTCCGGCGAGTCGTTCGCGGAGCGTTTCCAGACCAAGACGTACGACATCCCGGCGGACGCGGCCGCCGAGTACCGCCACTTCCGGCTCGACGTGACCCGGAACAAGGGCGGCGGCATCCTGCAGATCGCCGACGTGCAGTTCTCGACCGGCGGCGGCGAGGGGCCGGTGCCGCAGGACATGCTCACGCTGGTCGACCGCGGCCCGAGCGGGTCGCCGACCGCGAAGGCGGGCGCCGGCTTCACCGGCAAGCGCGCGCTGCGCTACGCGGGCCGCCACACCGCCGAGGCGGGGGCGTACTCGTACAACAAGGTCTTCGACGTCGACGTGGCCGTCGGCCGCGACACCGAGCTGTCGTACCGGATCTTCCCGTCGATGGCGGACGGCGACCGCGACTACGACGCCACCAACGTCTCGGTCGACCTGGCCTTCACCGACGGCACGCATCTGAGCGACCTGCGCGCCACCGACCAGCACGGCTTCGCGCTGTCGCCCCGGGGCCAGGGCGCCGCGAAGGTGCTGTACGTCAACCAGTGGAACAACGTCGCCTCCCGGATCGGTTCGGTGGCGGCGGGCAAGACCGTCGACCGGATCCTGGTGGCGTACGACTCCCCCAAGGGCCCGGCGAAGTTCCGCGGCTGGGTCGACGACGTGTCCCTGCGGACCGCGCCTCCCCAGAAGCCGAAGGCGCACCTGTCGGACTACGCGGTCACCACCCGCGGCACCAACTCCAGCGGCGGCTTCTCCCGGGGCAACAACTTCCCGGCGACCGCCGTGCCGCACGGCTTCAACTTCTGGACGCCGGTCACCAACGCGGGCTCGCTGAGCTGGCTGTACGACTACGCGCGGGCGAACAACGCGGACAACCTGCCGACGATCCAGGCGTTCAGCGCCAGCCACGAGCCGAGCCCCTGGATGGGCGACCGGCAGACCTTCCAGGTGATGCCGTCGGCCGCTAGCGGGACCCCGGAGAACGGGCGTACGGCGCGCGCGCTGGCGTTCAGCCACGAGAACGAGGTCGCCCGGCCGCACTACTACGGTGTGCGGTTCGAGAACGGCGTCAAGGCGGAGATGACGCCGACGGACCACGCGGCGGTGCTCCGCTTCACCTACCCCGGTGACGACGCGAGCGTCCTGTTCGACAACGTGACCGACCAGGCGGGGCTGACCCTCGACAAGGACGCCGGTGTCGTCACCGGCTACTCCGACGTGAAGTCCGGGCTGTCCACGGGCGCCACCCGCCTGTTCGTCTACGGCGTCTTCGACAAGCCGGTCACGGACGGGTCCTCCAGCGGCGTCAAGGGCCATCTGCGCTTCGACGCGGGTGCCGACCGCACGGTGACGCTGCGGCTGGCGACCTCGCTGATCAGCCTCGACCAGGCCAAGGACAACCTGCGCCAGGAGGTCCCGGAGGGCACGTCCTTCGAGCAGGTCAAGGACCGCGCCCAGCGCCAGTGGGACCGGATCCTCGGCAAGGTCGAGGTCGAGGGCGCGACGCCGGACCAGCTGACGACGCTGTACTCCAGCCTGTACCGGCTGTACCTGTACCCGAACTCCGGCTTCGAGAAGGTCGGTTCGACGTACAAGTACGCCTCCCCGTTCTCGCCGATGACCGGCCCCGACACTCCGACGCACACCGGCGCCAAGATCGTGGACGGCAAGGTGTACGTCAACAACGGCTTCTGGGACACCTACCGGACGACCTGGCCGGCCTACTCGCTGCTGACCCCCTCGCAGGCCGGTGAGATGGTCGACGGGTTCGTGCAGCAGTACAAGGACGGCGGCTGGACCTCGCGCTGGTCCTCGCCGGGGTACGCGGACCTGATGACCGGCACGTCGTCGGACGTCGCCTTCGCGGACGCCTACGTCAAGGGCGTCGACTTCGACGCGGAGGCCGCCTACGACGCGGCGGTGAAGAACGCGACGGTCGTACCGCCGTCGTCGGGTGTGGGCCGCAAGGGCATGACGACGTCCCCGTTCCTGGGCTACACCAGCACGGACACGCACGAGGGCCTGTCGTGGGCGCTGGAGGGCTATCTCAACGACTACGGCATCGCGCAGATGGGCCAGGCCCTCCACAAGAAAACCGGTGAGAAGCGCTACAAGGAGGAGTCCGCGTACTTCCTCGACCGCGCCCAGGAGTACGTGAACCTCTTCGACTCCGAGGCCGGCTTCTTCCAGGGCCGCAAGGGCAACGGCGACTGGCGGGTGGAGTCGTCGGCGTACGACCCGCGCGTCTGGGGCTACGACTACACCGAGACCAACGGCTGGGGCTACGCCTTCACCGCCCCGCAGGACAGCCGCGGTCTGGCCAACCTGTACGGCGGCCGGTCCGGGCTCGGCGAGAAGCTGGACGAGTACTTCAGCACGCCCGAGACGGCGTCGCCGGAGTTCGTCGGCTCCTACGGCGGCGTCATCCACGAGATGACCGAGGCGCGGGACGTCCGCATGGGCATGTACGGGCACTCCAACCAGGTCGCCCACCACGCCATCTACATGTACGACGCGGCCGGACAGCCCTGGAAGACGCAGAAGAACGTCCGTGAGGTGCTGTCGCGCCTGTACACGGGCAGCGAGATCGGCCAGGGTTACCACGGCGACGAGGACAACGGTGAGCAGTCGGCCTGGTACCTCTTCTCGGCCCTCGGCTTCTACCCGTTGGTGATGGGCAGCGGCGAGTACGCGATCGGCTCCCCGTTGTTCACCAAGGCGACCGTCCACCTGGAGAACGGGCGGGACCTGGTGATCCGGGCCCCGAAGAACAGCGCGAAGAACGTCTACGTCCAGGGCCTGAAGGTCAACGGCCGCGGCTGGTCGTCGACCTCGCTCCCCCACTCGCTGATCGCGAAGGGCGGTGTGCTGGAGTTCGACATGGGCTCGAAGCCGTCGAAGTGGGGCACGGGCAAGGGCGCCGCGCCCGTCTCGATCACCCGGGACGACGAGGTGCCGACGCCGCGCACGGACCTGCTGAAGGGTGAGGGCGCGCTGGTCGACAACACCTCCGCGACGGAGGCGAGCGTGACGACGGTGGACCTGCCCGTGTCCGGGCGGGGCCGTGCCGTGCAGTACACGCTGACGTCGTCGGCCGACCGGGCGAAGGCCCCGACCGGCTGGACCCTTCAGGGCTCCTCCGACGGGACCAGCTGGCGGACCCTGGACAAGCGCTCCGGGGAGTCCTTCACCTGGGACCGGCAGACCCGCGCCTTCTCCGTGAAGTCACCGGGCACGTACGAGAAGTACCGCCTGGTCCTGGAGGGCGAGGCGACGCTGTCCGAGGTCGAACTGCTCGTCTGA
- a CDS encoding helix-turn-helix domain-containing protein — protein MADDYLVRIGKLIRDARQHRGWTQSQLAEALGTSQSAVNRIERGNQNISLEMIARIGEALESEIVSLGYAGPMHLRVVGGRRLSGAIDVKTSKNACVALLCASLLNKGRTVLRRVARIEEVYRLLEVLGSIGVRTRWINDGVDLEIVPPADLDLDSIDAEAARRTRSIIMFLGPLLHRMDRFKLPYAGGCDLGTRTIEPHMIALRRFGLDIAATEGQYHAMVDRSVRPDRPIVLTERGDTVTENALLAAARHDGVTVIRNASSNYMVQDLCFFLEALGVRVEGIGSTTLTVHGMPNIDVDVDYSPSEDPVEAMSLVAAAVVTESELTVRRVPIEFLEIELAVLVEMGLDHDRTPEYVADNGRTRLVDLTVKPSKLEAPIDKIHPMPFPGLNIDNVPFFAAIAAAAQGKTLIHDWVYDNRAIYLTDLNRLGGRLQLLDPHRVLVEGPTRWRAAEMMCPPALRPAVVVLLAMMAAEGTSVLRNVYVINRGYEDLAERLNSIGAQIEIFRDI, from the coding sequence ATGGCAGACGACTACCTCGTACGCATCGGCAAGCTCATCCGTGACGCCCGGCAGCACCGGGGCTGGACACAGTCGCAGCTTGCCGAGGCGCTCGGTACCAGCCAGAGCGCCGTCAATCGCATCGAGCGCGGCAACCAGAACATCAGCCTTGAGATGATCGCCCGAATCGGTGAGGCCCTGGAGAGCGAGATCGTCTCCCTGGGCTACGCCGGTCCGATGCATCTTCGTGTGGTCGGCGGCCGGCGCCTGTCCGGCGCCATCGATGTCAAGACGAGCAAGAACGCGTGCGTGGCACTGCTGTGCGCCTCACTGCTCAACAAGGGGCGCACGGTGCTGCGTCGGGTCGCCCGTATCGAAGAGGTGTACCGCCTGCTGGAGGTGCTGGGCTCCATCGGTGTCCGCACCCGCTGGATCAACGACGGCGTCGACCTGGAGATCGTGCCGCCGGCCGACCTCGACCTCGACTCCATCGACGCCGAGGCGGCCCGCCGCACCCGCTCGATCATCATGTTCCTCGGCCCGCTGCTGCATCGGATGGACCGCTTCAAACTGCCGTACGCCGGAGGATGCGACCTCGGCACCCGGACCATCGAGCCGCACATGATCGCGCTGCGCCGGTTCGGTCTCGACATCGCGGCGACCGAGGGCCAGTACCACGCGATGGTGGACCGCTCCGTCCGCCCGGACCGCCCCATCGTGCTGACGGAGCGCGGGGACACCGTCACCGAGAACGCGCTGCTGGCCGCCGCCCGGCACGACGGCGTCACCGTCATCCGCAACGCCTCCTCCAACTACATGGTCCAGGACCTGTGCTTCTTCCTGGAGGCACTGGGCGTCAGGGTCGAGGGCATCGGCAGCACCACGCTGACCGTGCACGGCATGCCGAACATCGACGTCGACGTCGACTACTCCCCCTCCGAGGACCCGGTCGAGGCGATGAGCCTGGTCGCCGCGGCGGTCGTCACGGAGTCGGAGCTGACGGTGCGCCGGGTGCCGATCGAGTTCCTGGAGATCGAGCTCGCGGTCCTGGTGGAGATGGGCCTCGACCACGACCGCACCCCGGAGTACGTCGCCGACAACGGCCGTACGCGTCTGGTCGACCTCACCGTCAAGCCCTCCAAGCTGGAGGCACCGATCGACAAGATCCACCCGATGCCGTTCCCCGGCCTGAACATCGACAACGTGCCCTTCTTCGCGGCCATCGCGGCCGCCGCGCAGGGCAAGACCCTGATCCACGACTGGGTCTACGACAACCGCGCGATCTATCTCACGGACCTCAACCGGCTCGGCGGCCGCCTCCAGTTGCTGGACCCGCACCGCGTCCTGGTCGAGGGCCCGACCCGCTGGCGCGCCGCCGAGATGATGTGCCCGCCGGCCCTGCGCCCCGCGGTCGTCGTCCTGCTCGCCATGATGGCCGCGGAGGGCACTTCCGTCCTGCGGAACGTGTACGTCATCAACCGCGGCTACGAGGACCTGGCCGAGCGCCTCAACTCCATCGGGGCGCAGATCGAGATCTTCCGGGACATCTGA